One window from the genome of [Mycobacterium] stephanolepidis encodes:
- a CDS encoding ABC1 kinase family protein, with protein sequence MLVSIARTGSRVASTAWHVSIGSVHVLFSKRFRGAISRPAAAEVRRRFEALGPTYVKLGQLVASSPGVFPEVLANELQLLLDRATPADPGEVRKTLYRELGEPVANIFSQFDFQPLASASIAQVHAATLITGERVVVKIQRPAIRERIVSDTRILAVGARMLELFPSGRMLAARDIVEDFSDNLFSELDFRNESASMTAWAEFIGASRFADHARVPGVFGQYTTANLLVMEYIDGVRVDEVEAVEERFGGDSSRAIRTLLLVLLESIFKAGVFHGDLHAGNVLVDRSGVLVFLDWGIVGRFDVDRASLLRKLIVDLVINNDLLAASRHLVALGAVKRSVAAGQAVSDLRSLTEPLSGAELSKVSYQELGKKILELGQVYGLRLPRDLVLIAKQLLYVERYMKLLAPKWKPAKDAEVVEYLAEFVLEEVGE encoded by the coding sequence ATGCTTGTGTCGATTGCTAGAACTGGATCCCGGGTTGCGAGCACTGCGTGGCACGTGAGCATTGGATCAGTCCATGTGCTGTTCTCGAAACGGTTTCGTGGGGCAATTTCTCGACCTGCCGCGGCAGAAGTGCGAAGGAGATTCGAGGCGCTAGGTCCCACTTACGTCAAACTGGGCCAACTAGTGGCCTCGTCGCCCGGTGTGTTTCCTGAGGTGTTGGCTAACGAGCTTCAGCTACTTCTCGATCGCGCGACTCCCGCTGACCCCGGGGAAGTGCGCAAGACGCTGTATAGGGAGCTGGGTGAGCCTGTGGCGAACATCTTCTCTCAGTTCGATTTTCAACCCTTGGCATCAGCGTCGATAGCGCAGGTTCATGCGGCCACGCTGATCACAGGCGAACGGGTGGTGGTCAAGATTCAGCGCCCCGCCATCCGGGAACGTATCGTGTCGGATACTCGAATCCTGGCGGTGGGGGCAAGGATGCTGGAGCTGTTTCCTTCTGGGCGAATGCTCGCCGCTAGAGACATTGTGGAAGACTTCAGCGATAATCTGTTTAGCGAGTTGGACTTTCGCAATGAATCGGCATCGATGACGGCATGGGCGGAGTTTATCGGGGCATCGCGGTTCGCTGATCATGCGCGGGTCCCCGGGGTGTTCGGCCAGTACACCACCGCGAATCTACTTGTTATGGAGTATATCGACGGTGTGCGTGTCGACGAGGTAGAAGCGGTCGAGGAGCGCTTCGGCGGGGACAGCTCGAGAGCCATCCGAACACTGCTGCTGGTGCTGTTGGAGTCGATCTTCAAGGCTGGGGTATTCCATGGGGATCTGCATGCGGGGAATGTCCTTGTCGACAGGTCAGGCGTCTTGGTCTTCCTGGACTGGGGGATAGTCGGTCGGTTCGACGTCGACCGAGCTTCGCTTCTGCGCAAACTGATCGTCGACCTCGTGATCAACAACGATTTGCTAGCCGCCAGTAGGCATCTAGTGGCTTTAGGTGCTGTCAAACGTTCAGTCGCCGCAGGCCAGGCGGTGAGCGATCTACGGTCCCTGACCGAACCACTCTCAGGGGCGGAGCTGAGCAAGGTGTCCTACCAGGAATTGGGCAAAAAGATCCTTGAACTGGGCCAGGTCTATGGGCTTCGCCTTCCCCGGGACCTGGTTCTTATCGCCAAGCAGCTGCTGTACGTGGAGCGGTACATGAAGCTACTGGCACCGAAGTGGAAGCCCGCCAAGGATGCAGAAGTCGTCGAATACCTGGCAGAGTTCGTACTTGAAGAAGTGGGCGAATGA
- a CDS encoding SDR family NAD(P)-dependent oxidoreductase, with amino-acid sequence MMSGAEELVLPASWSATAENKHSTRWMRFLGRITSPKMLRSPALLEQTLRGQVVVITGASSGLGASLASHCAAAGAYVVICARSTQLLEQVAEKIRRTGGHVDIHTMDLADDAQIMSFASKVLAKYGRVDVLVHNAGKSLNRAIHLSYRRPKDLHASIAANYIGPVRLTMALLPYMRARGSGHIVNISTSGVLGPPNPKWGFYLASKIALDWFLRAAAPEATQDGVVITQYYLGSVRTKMSAPGNVQRRFPSQSADEAAWGVAHALVHRPRAHAWRPMYAINVVAVAFRFPIEKALRRSVRAIPETRASLERAVPQEEFVSGDPKSLAASQFLDTREA; translated from the coding sequence ATGATGTCTGGTGCAGAAGAGTTGGTGTTGCCCGCGTCGTGGTCGGCAACTGCGGAGAACAAACATTCCACACGGTGGATGCGTTTTCTGGGACGGATCACTTCGCCCAAGATGCTCCGTAGTCCAGCGTTGCTGGAGCAGACGCTGCGGGGACAAGTGGTTGTGATTACCGGAGCATCTTCTGGTCTAGGCGCAAGCCTGGCTAGCCACTGCGCCGCAGCTGGTGCATACGTGGTGATCTGCGCGCGCAGCACTCAATTGCTTGAGCAAGTCGCCGAGAAGATACGCCGCACAGGCGGGCATGTTGACATCCACACCATGGACTTGGCAGACGACGCACAAATCATGAGCTTTGCATCCAAAGTATTGGCGAAGTACGGACGTGTCGACGTCCTGGTGCATAACGCGGGTAAGTCACTCAACCGGGCAATCCACCTGTCCTACCGGCGGCCGAAGGACCTCCACGCGAGTATCGCAGCCAATTACATAGGACCGGTACGGCTCACCATGGCACTCCTGCCGTACATGCGGGCTCGTGGTTCGGGGCACATCGTCAACATATCGACCAGTGGCGTTCTCGGTCCGCCAAACCCGAAGTGGGGCTTCTATCTCGCGTCGAAGATCGCACTGGATTGGTTCCTTCGAGCCGCGGCTCCGGAAGCGACACAGGACGGCGTAGTCATCACGCAGTACTACCTTGGGAGTGTGCGCACCAAGATGAGCGCACCGGGGAACGTGCAACGTCGATTCCCGAGTCAGTCGGCTGACGAGGCCGCATGGGGTGTGGCGCACGCGCTGGTGCACCGGCCACGCGCACATGCGTGGCGTCCGATGTACGCCATCAATGTTGTTGCGGTGGCCTTTCGGTTTCCTATCGAGAAGGCTCTCCGAAGGAGCGTGCGTGCGATCCCTGAGACCAGGGCGAGTTTGGAGCGCGCTGTCCCACAAGAAGAGTTTGTCAGTGGTGATCCAAAGTCATTGGCCGCCAGCCAGTTTCTGGATACGAGAGAGGCCTAG
- a CDS encoding CaiB/BaiF CoA transferase family protein — protein sequence MGPLGGIKVVEMAGLAPAPFCGMILADMGAQVLRVDRKGPADRGIAPPEGPLDRSKYVIELDVKREDDLAELLNIVEQADVFVEGFRPGVAERLGLGPQALTDRNSRLVYGRLTGWGQDGPLAPRAGHDLNYIALSGALAVSGRGAGRAYPAANMLGDFAGGGMLLALGIAAALVERDRSGRGQVVDAAMIDGSGLFTAFLQGMRSAGLWNEEPGQNVLESAAAPFYNVYECADGKYLAVGCVELQFYTELLAALGIDDPDLPFQLDRRGWPQLLELVSGKLKEKTRDEWAEIFADSDACVTPVLELDEVEHHPHNQARRGFLSIDGVTHPAPAPRFSRTSLADPVGITRDSGEIRRVLSSWGVR from the coding sequence GTGGGACCGTTAGGCGGAATCAAGGTCGTCGAAATGGCGGGCTTGGCGCCCGCTCCGTTCTGCGGAATGATCTTGGCGGACATGGGCGCTCAGGTCTTGCGAGTCGACCGAAAAGGACCTGCTGACAGAGGGATAGCACCGCCGGAAGGGCCGTTGGATCGCAGCAAGTATGTCATTGAGCTGGATGTGAAACGTGAGGACGACCTTGCAGAGCTCCTCAATATTGTCGAGCAGGCGGACGTGTTCGTCGAGGGTTTTCGCCCGGGCGTCGCCGAGCGTCTAGGGCTGGGCCCGCAAGCGCTGACAGATCGGAACTCCCGACTGGTCTATGGCCGCCTCACCGGTTGGGGGCAGGACGGTCCGCTTGCGCCTAGGGCCGGCCACGACCTCAACTACATCGCGCTGTCCGGAGCACTGGCGGTGTCCGGTCGCGGGGCCGGTCGCGCCTACCCCGCCGCCAACATGCTCGGTGATTTCGCCGGAGGAGGGATGCTTCTAGCGCTCGGCATAGCGGCGGCCCTCGTGGAGCGTGACCGGTCAGGTCGGGGACAGGTCGTTGATGCGGCGATGATCGACGGATCGGGACTGTTCACAGCGTTTCTCCAAGGCATGCGCAGCGCAGGTTTGTGGAACGAAGAGCCGGGGCAGAACGTTCTTGAGAGCGCCGCGGCGCCCTTCTACAACGTCTACGAATGTGCCGATGGTAAGTATCTAGCGGTGGGTTGCGTCGAATTGCAGTTCTATACAGAGCTGCTGGCGGCGCTTGGGATCGACGACCCCGACTTGCCATTTCAGTTGGACCGTCGTGGCTGGCCTCAACTTCTTGAATTGGTCTCAGGCAAACTCAAAGAGAAGACCCGAGATGAATGGGCCGAGATCTTCGCAGATTCAGACGCGTGTGTGACTCCTGTGCTTGAACTGGACGAAGTTGAGCATCATCCACATAACCAGGCGCGCAGAGGATTTCTCAGTATCGACGGTGTCACTCACCCTGCGCCCGCACCTCGCTTCTCGCGCACGAGTCTGGCGGATCCGGTTGGGATCACGCGGGACAGTGGAGAGATTCGGCGAGTCCTGTCGTCGTGGGGCGTCCGGTAA